The Neospora caninum Liverpool complete genome, chromosome X genome includes a region encoding these proteins:
- a CDS encoding putative SNF2 family N-terminal domain containing protein has product MGSQGVSSGSASRAGSGESSRSSSCARDTSPPRSSFSSSRLRAQAERQAAAAAAQAEAVASSSSSSTSTRGGGNGSSQSAAPRPTASASSGRSTKFSGPFFSQASSGAGRKRGGMWCYICRDSMQRGEENTVECTACPKRFHLECLQQEGVIQPGERVSPDDWMCPQCLEEHEEDEIQNDERCFICKRKEPEDEEEDRLLMCDGCPNSYHMRSCLKLTIEPDEEKWFCPECNPSGFKQDEIRRLGRGRAGARGSEGRGEIVNSSTCYVCQRPGKLLGCDFCVNSFHPTCLVDVDWDSIGEEWECPVCKGRDPLANQMHKRWSRAEIEAKRKERIKCLERIRVKTTRYRNRFLLVHQKDLGPFVNQKILNNLAKSFRSQMSANAAGKRRPQAQGGRLQVERSIQDLLESLEDEAAEESAKFVKRAYRACRHPSGRKIEGVPLREGISLKPHQEEGVEWLLRSFMTGGGILADEMGLGKTIQTLCFLSYLNAMKLEGPHLIVVPLSTVGNWMREVHRFTPSLTHIKICGSRAERQHAMEDRLAQKGLYDLYITTYETVKSEEEFFVETIPHWQCIVLDEAHRIKNASGAIRHALDRVIGNMRLLLTGTPLQNNAAELFTLINFLMPDVFRDSQVIEQAFLTNPQGGGSGANASNKKDASGRGDAGPKSQNGKKAPVVEVDQLFRQEDLEAIRNLLDRVMLRRLKEQAIALPKKMYHSVWLPLSAPAASWYERLLRVRALQEAGKDKLSTSSYRKMLGLVIKMRIICAHPKALCARESQMQRLQAFFVEENMEMQTEVIEAAREVQRIEGEAHILCSAKLSFLDKLMRHLHELNCKYVPGYEKDYENHRRETATYKFYKRHEEVVKEETAAGRKPPRRPKRNELGGIEEFQRLLRAGHPRLAGVPAVEDPDFLEEGMYPAELQLPQPIESSASSLRGVDGVGLLGGRRASVDEDVAMDEPGEGKAPSSSEEVGTEGKRCAPQLSKSGFLSSRGPGDGSASKRKESDEDEDQEEGDVVKSRDAARSKKKRGLVILDDEEDDMGTASTFSSSSPAPLPSSLTSSTAATSPAAEDASSGARRNSSSEHSDELRPPQTPAERSSAPLVKNEDLGPNGLQASPRGLCASPGNRDEALSTAYCTSTPSSTKDNGRRSGRSSDGAQPVCPLKKEGGEQNGGAKKEVAKEEKEEALMAAGAKEAKPEETEPKGEGAETDGKGGTGDEAANGNDKQEFVIDRTQPKAQRLLVFTQFQLVLDELEAYCHYRGWKYLRLDGSTNKFVRELDIRDFNSENSTYFVYLISTRAGGLGINLTAANHVVLYDHDWNPFIDLQAIDRAHRIGQQRAVHVWSLVNEWTVEERMAFRREQKLRLDKLLVQNQHEEALEDEDEEQQKGGDKISTDEIRKLMLHGRKAIVEVAAKNPVSIAECSLEELTERQRLPLPELTDGAGSAVGDGSLLDSSRITTNEDGEEDELGSRDEENMVDIDEVMNEEAEEQNKQAQLVDSADTVLPDAGNVEMGGSSGGPRDGAEEGCSKTTSENECGSARESERAREGDDGRTPAGEQSAQSPAEGRDAGEHDASRGPGVGRTKGKLENELQRAGVLWRSERERKKPIAVYVPQEFGQREERKKIKHEQKCFLCGNGKDFEHSSVDADGNTTKASLGELVYCSGCPRAYHRVCEGLPRDVKKSWRCRWHECCLCFRKTSQCGNMLIHCAKCPTSFCYDCFPPDYCRHNVSEEYYSYLRQRGMNVTPQNWILLLCSRCKAVEEQQTRRRLTKEEKEQEKLQQKELRQQQKELHHDLDASKRKQENQQRRQECKQRAEEERQFQEAKQQIDSQDAKQEEELRQAYQHLFPAAFTEELQKRVSAAKSAQKASRDASVAVQAQVAAVAAAAAAAVSAVSAAASGAQLAVSGSVEDQQQRSLQAAAAAAQQAAANAKKAQQQTKRPVNQLANMKLPGASISLCENCHFPCHGVRDYPAPCCFPAEVQSRFFVRCSPGGTMKAGACFSPVGENSKLSQSHSGNDSDQGSALSASPEALQQLREGEEEGSTSQGQDRKKDEDDGAEAVTGDSHQPSPSDRENGAGSASPGASPGSAGRGRGGGTGTPMSPEVPAALAEKLGLSVEALANGVDATTAAQITAAGGGPDQYDERREKMQQLIQRLAQHPPIPDTSNVNGYAGASPQRLKWYFQQYQQQADRVVEETMIALGLQAAVTPRASGHRRSAGGGTVVSSSLTAGGFSRTPGTASQLMLQQQEGGLPVVEGATATSRKRNAESGNNVTPGGPGAKKQPVVRRPSGSPKSVGRESSAGGSDAEAVGAGRINSSSGGGKGSRSQAGKGGGGEGKVRGNKLPTANPWSTSLQPTTSNSHTLTNAIKDGGLTPKTLLKGVASAAQSGYSGGCTTNASFSGPGFKRSLGEVGKTSRSGGDVTGTGGSTDSSPSSGAPPQKRRKPASPKGVTGTESGTTGGKRGAEGSSSLLSSAATSTPSSGNTGGTGLNVVAPAKQQQSILEFFCARNTKGGGSTTGAGGPVAVLAVLAAAKQRAGGGGVASGTGGKVVS; this is encoded by the exons ATGGGAAGCCAGGGAGTGAGCAGCGGCTCTGCTAGCCGCGCCGggagtggagagagcagccgaagcagcagctgcgcgcgagacacgtctccgccgcgttcCTCGTTCAGttcgtcgcgtctccgcgctcaGGCGGAACGCcaggctgcggcggccgcgGCACAGGCGGAGGCAgttgcgtcttcgtcctcttcgtcgaccTCGACACGTGGCGGGGGGAATGGCTCGTCGCAGTCTGCGGCTCCTCGGCCGACGGCCAGCGCGTCGTCGGGTCGCAGCACGAAGTTTTCCGGGCCCTTTTTCAGTCAAGCGAGCTCTGGAGCGGGCCGGAAGCGGGGCGGCATGTGGTGTTACATCTGCCGAGACTCCATGcagcgaggggaagaaaacacagtGGAGTGCACTGCGTGTCCGAAGCGGTTTCACCTGGAGTGCCTCCAGCAGGAGGGCGTGATTCAGCCGGGCGAGCGGGTTTCACCGGACGACTGGATGTGTCCCCAGTGTCTCGAGgaacacgaagaagacgagatcCAGAACGACGAGCGGTGCTTTATCTGCAAAAGGAAGGagccggaagacgaggaggaagaccgCCTTCTCATGTGCGACGGGTGCCCGAACAGCTATCACATGCGGTCGTGCCTGAAGCTCACCATCGAACCCGATGAAGAAAAGTGGTTTTGCCCCGAATGCAATCCCTCGGGATTCAAACAGGATGAAATCCGCCGCCTGGGTCGAGGCCGCGCGGGGGCGAGAGGATCCGAAGGTCGAGGCGAAATCGTCAACTCGTCGACGTGCTACGTCTGTCAACGCCCAGGCAAGCTGCTCGGGTGCGACTTCTGCGTCAACAGCTTCCACCCTACGTGTCTCGTGGATGTGGACTGGGACTCCATTGGCGAAGAGTGGGAGTGCCCTGTGTGCAAGGGCCGCGATCCGCTGGCGAATCAGATGCACAAAAGGTGGTCGCGAGCAGAAATTGAGGCCAAGCGCAAGGAGAGAATCAAGTGTCTCGAGCGCATCCGTGTCAAGACGACACGGTACCGAAaccgctttctcctcgtccaccAGAAGGACCTCGGGCCGTTCGTCAACCAGAAGATCCTCAACAATCTGGCGAAGTCGTTCAGAAGTCAAATGAGCGCAAACGCTGCGGGGAAGCGCCGCCCGCAGGCGCAAGGCGGCCGGCTGCAAGTCGAACGGTCGATCCAGGATCTGCTGGAGAGTctcgaggacgaggctgCAGAGGAGAGTGCCAAGTTCGTCAAGCGCGCGTACCGGGCGTGCCGCCATCCGAGCGGCCGGAAGATCGAGGGCGTTCCCTTGCGCGAGGGCATCTCGCTGAAGCCTCACCAGGAGGAAGGCGTGGAGTGGCTTCTCCGCTCGTTCATGACGGGAGGCGGCATTCTCGCGGACGAAATGGGACTCGGGAAGACCATCCAGacgctctgtttcctctcgtaCTTGAACGCGATGAAGCTGGAAGGCCCGCACCTGAtcgtcgttcctctctccactgtGGGCAACTGGATGCGAGAAGTTCACCGCTTCACCCCGTCGCTGACTCACATCAAGATATGCGGGTCTCGCGCCGAACGCCAGCACGCGATGGAAGATCGCTTGGCGCAGAAGGGACTCTACGACCTGTACATTACGACGTACGAGACggtgaagagcgaggaggagtTTTTCGTGGAGACGATCCCGCACTGGCAGTGCATTGTTCTGGACGAAGCGCACCGCATCAAGAACGCGTCAGGCGCCATTCGCCACGCCCTCGACCGCGTCATCGGCAACATGCGGCTGCTTCTCACGGGGACGCCTCTCCAGAACAATGCCGCGGAGCTGTTCACGCTCATCAACTTCCTCATGCCGGATGTTTTCCGAGATTCTCAGGTGATTGAGCAGGCCTTTTTAACGAATCCGCAGGGCGGCGGGTCGGGAGCAAATGCGTCGAacaagaaagacgcgagcggaCGCGGCGATGCGGGTCCAAAGAGCCAGAACGGCAAGAAGGCGCCGGTAGTCGAGGTGGATCAGCTTTTCCGACAGGAAGATCTGGAGGCGATTCGCAATCTTCTCGACCGCGTCATGCTGAGGAGGTTGAAGGAACAGGCCATCGCCCTCCCAAAGAAGATGTACCATTCTGTctggctgcctctctctgcacccGCCGCCTCTTGGTACGAAAGACTTCTGCGAGTTCGGGCGCTGCAAGAAGCAGGCAAAGACAAGTTGAGCACCAGCTCATATCGAAAGATGCTTGGACTCGTCATCAAAATGCGGATCATCTGTGCCCACCCCAAGGCGCTGTGTGCCCGCGAGAGTCAAATGCAGCGACTGCAGGCGTTCTTCGTCGAAGAGAACATGGAAATGCAGACGGAGGTTATCGAGGCGGCTCGGGAGGTCCAGCGGATCGAAGGAGAAGCGCACATCCTGTGCAGCGCGAAGCTCTCTTTCTTGGACAAACTGATGCGCCATCTGCACGAGTTGAACTGCAAGTATGTTCCTGGTTACGAGAAAGACTACGAAAACCATcgacgcgagacagcgacgtACAAGTTCTACAAACGCCACGAGGAAGTggtgaaggaagagacggcagcagGGCGTAAGCCTCCGCGTCGCCCAAAGAGAAATGAACTCGGCGGCATTGAGGAGTTCCAGAGGTTGCTGCGGGCTGGCCATCCGCGGCTGGCGGGCGTACCTGCAGTTGAAGATCCCGACTTTCTGGAAGAAGGCATGTACCCAGCCGAACTTCAGTTGCCGCAGCCGATTGAGTCaagcgcctcttctctgagAGGCGTGGACGGAGTGGGTCTGCTGGGTGGGAGACGGGCGAGCGTGGACGAAGACGTGGCTATGGACGAGCCaggcgaagggaaggcgccgagttCTTCAGAAGAGGTGGGCACAGAGGGGAAGCGATGCGCTCCTCAGTTATCCAAGTCCGGGTTTCTGTCCTCGCGTGGCCCAGGTGACGGCTCTGCAAGTAaacggaaggagagcgacgaggatGAAGACCAAGAGGAGGGCGATGTCGTGAAGTCCCGAGACGCAGCGCGgagcaagaagaaacgcggttTGGTCATTTTGGACGATGAGGAGGACGACATGGGGACTGCGTCGaccttctcgtcgtcttctccagctccCTTGCCCTCCTCGCTGACGTCGTCCACCGCAGCCACTTCGCCGGCGGCCGAGGACGCGTCTTCTGGTGCACGGCGAAACAGTTCTTCAGAACATTCTGACGAATTGCGGCCACCGCAAACTCCAGCTGAACGCTCTTCCGCTCCATTGGTGAAAAACGAAGACTTGGGCCCGAACGGGTTGCAGGCGTCGCCGAGAGGACTGTGTGCATCGCCCGGGAACAGGGACGAGGCTCTTTCAACCGCCTACTGCACTAGCACCCCGTCAAGCACGAAAGacaacggaagaagaagcgggcgcAGCAGCGATGGGGCCCAGCCAGTGTGTCcactgaagaaggaaggtgGCGAGCAAAATggcggagcgaagaaggaagtcgcgaaggaagagaaggaagaggcctTGATGGCCGCCGGGGCGAAGGAGGCAAaaccagaggagacagaacccAAGGGAGAGggggcggagacggacggaaagggagggaCGGGAGATGAAGCAGCAAATGGAAATGACAAACAAGAATTTGTCATTGACCGGACACAGCCTAAAGCCCAGCGACTGCTTGTCTTCACGCAGTTTCAACTCGTCCTGGACGAACTGGAAGCGTACTGCCACTACCGCGGCTGGAAATACCTAAG atTGGATGGCTCGACAAACAAGTTTGTACGCGAGCTCGACATCCGCGACTTCAACTCCGAGAATAGCACGTACTTCGTCTACCTCATCAGCACGCGAGCGGGCGGTCTAGGAATCAACCTGACGGCGGCCAACCATGTCGTTCTCTACGACCATGACTGGAATCCGTTCATCGATCTCCAAGCCATTGACAG AGCCCATCGTATCGGACAGCAAAGGGCAGTCCACGTGTGGAGTCTCGTCAATGAGTGGACGGTCGAGGAACGCATGGCTTTCCGACGCGAACAG AAACTGCGCTTAGACAAACTTCTCGTCCAAAATCAGCATGAAGAAGCCCTGGAggacgaagatgaagaacAGCAAAAAGGAGGGGATAAAATCTCGACCGATGAGATTCGAAAGCTTATGCTGCATGGCCGAAAGGCGATTGTG GAAGTGGCAGCGAAGAATCCCGTCAGTATCGCAGAGTGCTCGCTGGAGGAGTTGACGGAGCGgcagcgtctgcctcttccggAGCTAACGGACGGCGCAGGCAGCGCGGTCGGAGACGGTTCTCTTTTAGACTCCAGTCGGATAACGACAAACGAGGACGGTGAAGAGGATGAATTAGGAAGTCGCGATGAAGAAAACATGGTAGATATCGATGAGGTGATGAatgaagaagcggaagagcaAAACAAGCAGGCTCAGCTCGTCGACTCGGCAGACACCGTTCTGCCTGATGCAGGGAATGTGGAAATGGGTGGCTCTAGTGGAGGCCCGCGAGACGGTGCAGAAGAAGGTTGCTCGAAGACCACAAGCGAGAATGAATGTGGctcggcgcgagagagcgagagagcgagggagggagacgacggaaggACACCTGCAGGCGAACAAAGTGCACAGAGTCCGGCCGAGGGGCGCGACGCTGGAGAACACGATGCCTCTCGCGGACCCGGCGTAGGACGAACCAAGGGAAAACTCGAAAACGAGTTGCAAAGAGCTGGTGTCTTGTGGCGatcagaaagagaaagaaagaagcccATCGCGGTGTATGTACCCCAGGAATTCGGCCAACG ggaggagagaaagaagatcAAGCACGAGCAGAAGTGCTTCCTGTGTGGCAATGGGAAGGACTTTGAACACTCGAGCGTGGACGCAGATGGCAACACAACTAAGGCGTCGCTGGGAGAGTTAGTCTACTGCAGCGGATGCCCACGGGCTTATCATCGCGTATGCGAAGGTCTACCCCGGGACGTGAAGAAGAGCTGGAGATGCCGGTGGCACGagtgctgtctctgcttccggaAAACGTCTCAGTGCGGGAACATGCTCATCCACTGCGCGAAGTGTCCGACATCGTTTTGCTATGATTGCTTTCCTCCCGACTATTGCCGGCACAACGTCAGCGAAGAGTATTACTCTTATCTCCGTCAGAGAGGAATGAATGTAACGCCTCAAAATTGGATTCTTCTGCTTTGTTCTCGGTGCAAAGCTGTTGAAGAgcagcagacgagaagaaggctgacgaaggaagagaaggagcaagaAAAACTCCAGCAGAAGGAGTTGCGTCAACAACAAAAAGAACTTCATCACGACCTGGATGCGTccaagaggaagcaggaaaaTCAGCAAAGACGGCAGGAATGCAAGCAGcgtgcagaggaagagagacag TTccaggaagcgaagcagcaGATCGATTCTCAAGATGcgaaacaagaagaagagcttCGTCAAGCGTACCAGCACCTCTTCCCCGCTGCGTTTACCGAAGAACTTCAGAAACGTGTTTCTGCAGCCAAGTCGGCTCAGAAAGCGAGTCGCGACGCGTCTGTGGCGGTCCAGGCACAAGTCGCCGCAGTagctgctgctgcggcggccgCAGTCTCTGCTGTTTCGGCGGCAGCTAGTGGAGCCCAGCTAGCGGTGTCGGGAAGTGTGGAGGACCAGCAGCAGAGGAGTCTCCAAGCGGCCGCGGCAGCGGCTCAACAGGCAGCCGCAAatgcgaagaaggcgcagcaacagacgaagagaccgGTGAATCAGTTGGCGAACATGAAGCTTCCAGGAGCGTCGATTTCTCTGTGTGAAAATTGTCACTTCCCGTGCCACGGAGTGCGCGACTACCCCGCGCCGTGCTGCTTCCCTGCCGAGGTCCAGTCACGCTTTTTCGTTCGCTGTTCTCCAGGCGGAACGATGAAGGCAGGGGCTTGTTTCTCGCCCGTCGGTGAGAACTCGAAACTCAGTCAGTCTCACAGTGGCAATGATTCGGACCAAGGCTCTGCCctgtctgcgtctccagaggCTCTCCAACAACTccgagagggcgaggaggaaggtaGCACAAGTCAGGGGCAAGAccggaagaaagacgaggacgacggagCAGAGGCCGTGACAGGGGACAGCCATCAGCCCTCTCCATCGGACCGAGAGAACGGCGCGGGAAGTGCCTCgccaggcgcctctccgggGTCTgcaggaaggggaagagggggaggaaCGGGAACGCCTATGAGTCCTGAGGTCCCCGCTGCCCTAGCTGAAAAGCTGGGTCTCTCCGTTGAGGCACTCGCCAATGGCGTCGATGCGACAACGGCGGCGCAGATCACTGCTGCTGGCGGCGGCCCAGACCAA TACGACGAACGACGAGAAAAGATGCAGCAACTGATTCAAAGGCTCGCGCAGCATCCGCCTATTCCAGATACATCGAACGTCAACGGTTATGCAGGCGCTTCCCCGCAGAGGCTCAAATGGTACTTCCAGCAGTATCAGCAACAA GCCGATCGCGTTGTTGAAGAGACGATGATTGCCTTGGGTCTTCAAGCAGCGGTGACGCCACGGGCATCTGGGCATCGCCGGTCGGCAGGGGGCGGAACTGTTGTTTCAAGTAGTTTAACTGCGGGTGGTTTCTCGCGGACTCCAGGAACTGCGTCTCAGCTAATGCTCCAGCAGCAAGAAGGCGGTTTGCCTGTGGTAGAAGGGGCAACGGCAACCagccgaaaaagaaacgccgAGTCAGGCAATAATGTAACACCGGGTGGACCAGGTGCGAAGAAACAACCAGTAGTTCGACGTCCCAGTGGCAGTCCAAAGAGCGTCGGACGAGAGTCCTCGGCTGGCGGAAGTGATGCAGAAGCTGTGGGCGCAGGCCGCATCAACTCGTCTTCTggaggagggaaaggcagTCGCTCTCAGGCTGGAAAGGGAGGGGGTGGCGAAGGCAAGGTAAGAGGAAACAAGCTTCCAACCGCAAACCCGTGGAGCACTAGTCTTCAGCCCACGACGAGCAACAGCCACACTTTGACAAACGCCATCAAAGACGGGGGACTAACACCGAAGACTCTCCTCAAAGGCGTTGCCAGTGCTGCTCAATCTGGATACAGTGGAGGGTGCACCACAaatgcttccttctctggccCAGGGTTCAAACGGTCTCTTGGCGAGGTGGGGAAAACCAGCCGATCAGGTGGAGACGTGACGGGAACTGGAGGAAGCACAGATAGTAGCCCGAGCAGTGGTGCGCCCCCACAGAAACGGCGAAAGCCAGCATCTCCGAAGGGAGTTACGGGAACTGAGTCAGGAACAACTggcgggaaacgaggagcTGAAGGATCATCTTCGCTTCTGTCTAGTGCTGCGACTAGCACGCCGAGCAGCGGAAATACCGGGGGAACGGGTTTGAATGTCGTCGCCCCCGCCAAACAACAGCAGTCGATACTAGAGTTCTTTTGTGCTCGAAATACAAAAGGCGGGGGAAGCACAACCGGAGCTGGGGGCCCAGTGGCCGTCCTCGCTGTTCTTGCTGCCGCCAAGCAACGTGCAGGGGGgggcggcgtcgcctctggGACAGGAGGCAAGGTTGTCTCATAA